A part of Phoenix dactylifera cultivar Barhee BC4 chromosome 2, palm_55x_up_171113_PBpolish2nd_filt_p, whole genome shotgun sequence genomic DNA contains:
- the LOC120109958 gene encoding uncharacterized protein LOC120109958 isoform X1 has protein sequence MFVRKLVEKASKKHIGGGINGIREEDVNPRLIFHYGVPAGASSMAYDPIQHILAVSTRNGQIKLFGKDNTQALLQSQEAVPSKFLQFMENQGILLNVTVQNHIEVWDIDKKQLCNMHIFNEEITAFSVVQQSFFIYVGDRLGNISVLKLDHTLNHLVYMQYRIPFSKSHAEAAKETAVTCTLQQPMAESKRVLIIFRDGVMSLWGIQESKVVFTAGGNVQHKSLYEPKSVVSACWACAIGSKVVVGYDSGEIFLWAIPLISAEKTIPVTNRKESYAAPSVPLFKLNLGYKMDKVPIVSLKWFAGDGRAGRLYVNGFSDHGSSHSFQVIILNDNCESRTIKLMLPLTEACLAMELISGFSDQNKHKENALVLLLKSGRLCLYNDSEIEHYLLKSQSKSSPTLPNQLMVKLPFGDSGITIARLYTCNPASSVPMSEDHIFFAKKYSRLLSIGVKEKDGSPRFSGFSKTKSLLITGHFDGAINIWDASCPLLLPILSIKKQQNFKQSEDGNSSGATPVTSLHFDVSSHILVSGDQNGLVRIIIFKKEQLASENIFSFLQAKQGDNYIVHTVKLKGAVTTIGVNPDSKHFAIGTDKGFVSIIDEEGTSVLYQKQIPSQHYSGIISLQFKKYCQDGSEKNVLFVGLRDSSVFPLEEDTGNALGINYIRTKKPSRALLMEILDASPDGMWISDGQHVSKESSFEETAPKQSLLLLCSENTVRLYSLSHAIQGIKKLCCKKKLSGTCCFASVLCGPLSDVGLILVFDSGKIEIRSLPDLTLLKEASILGSTNSLHKSNLNPNVLCSSSYGELVMVNGDQEIFFFTILYQDFYRNLEYINQVYEKDVVALQEGISSLTKTHKEKKKGVLGMIVKDLKGNKTKHSQEIEAEVPNASTSEELSAIFSTANFSPDIERRDSLTKDGEDVELDIDDIDLDDTKVKHKGRSFAVLNKQKLGKKFQALKGKLKPKRDEKVSSGNYNHEDESVSEIDQIKKKYGFSVSNEASVPKIAESKLRENVRKFQAISDRTSEMENNAQSFSSLANKVLQAAQRERSK, from the exons ATGTTCGTGAGGAAGCTTGTGgagaaggcctccaaaaag CACATCGGAGGCGGCATCAACGGTATACGAGAGGAGGACGTGAACCCCCGCCTCATCTTCCACTATGGCGTCCCCGCCGGAGCCTCCTCCATGGCTTACGACCCCATTCAACACATTCTCGCTGTCTCCACCAG AAATGGACAGATCAAGTTATTTGGGAAGGACAACACCCAAGCTCTGCTTCAGTCCCAGGAAGCTGTCCCCAGCAAGTTCTTGCAG TTTATGGAGAATCAAGGCATCCTTTTGAATGTGACTGTTCAAAATCACATCGAG GTGTGGGACATTGATAAGAAACAATTGTGTAATATGCATATTTTCAATGAGGAAATTACTGCATTTTCTGTTGTGCAACAAAGTTTCTTTAT ATATGTTGGGGATCGCCTTGGAAATATATCTGTTTTGAAGCTGGACCATACTCTAAATCATCTAGTTTACATGCAGTATAGAATTCCTTTCTCAAAGTCCCATG CTGAGGCAGCCAAGGAGACTGCAGTCACATGTACATTACAACAGCCAATGGCAGAAAGCAAGAG ggttcttattatttttagagATGGAGTTATGAGCTTATGGGGTATACAAGAAAGTAAAGTTGTATTCACTGCTGGTGGAAATGTGCAACATAAATCACTTTATGAACCAAAAAGTGTAGTTTCAGCATGCTGGGCATGTGCCATTGGAAGTAAAGTTGTTGTTGGATATGATAGTGGAGAAATATTTCTTTGGGCCATACCACTGATTTCAGCTGAGAAAACTATCCCAGTGACAAACAGAAAAGAGTCATATGCTGCTCCAAGTGTTCCGCTTTTCAAGCTCAACCTTGGATATAAGATGGACAAGGTCCCTATAGTTTCTTTAAAGTGGTTTGCTGGTGACGGAAGGGCAGGTCGATTATATGTTAATGGGTTCTCTGATCATGGATCTTCTCATTCATTTCAG GTCATAATTCTCAATGACAACTGTGAATCTCGGACAATCAAGTTGATGCTTCCTTTGACTGAAGCTTGTCTTGCAATGGAACTTATTTCAGGCTTCAGTGACCAGAATAAACACAAGGAAAATGCTCTTGTCCTCTTGTTAAAGTCAGGTCGCTTATGTCTCTACAATGATTCAGAAATTGAACATTATCTGCTAAAGTCCCAATCTAAATCATCACCAACACTCCCAAACCAGTTAATGGTGAAGTTACCATTTGGTGATTCAGGAATCACCATCGCAAGACTGTATACTTGCAACCCTGCTTCATCAGTTCCTATGAGCGAG GACCATATTTTTTTTGCCAAGAAATACTCTCGCCTTCTTTCTATTGGCGTGAAGGAAAAGGATGGAAGTCCACGCTtcagtggattttcaaaaacaaaaagccTCCTTATAACAGGACACTTTGATGGAGCTATAAACATATGGGATGCATCATGCCCCCTTCTACTTcctattttatcaataaaaaagcAG CAAAATTTTAAGCAGAGTGAAGATGGAAATTCTTCAGGTGCCACGCCAGTAACATCACTGCATTTTGATGTTTCTTCCCATATCCTTGTTTCTGGAGATCAGAATGGACTG GTTCGTATCATCATATTCAAAAAAGAGCAACTGGCttcggaaaatattttttcctttctacaaG CAAAGCAAGGAGACAATTACATAGTTCATACTGTCAAACTTAAAGGAGCTGTAACAACCATTGGTGTAAATCCTGATTCCAAACATTTTGCTATTGGAACCGACAAAGGATTT GTATCGATAATTGATGAGGAAGGAACCAGTGTTTTATATCAGAAGCAAATCCCAAGTCAACATTATAGTGGCATCATCTCTTTGCAGTTTAAAAAGTATTGCCAAGACGGCTCTGAGAAGAATGTACTGTTTGTAGGGCTGAGAGATTCATCAGTTTTCCCTCTTGAAGAAGATACAGGAAATGCACTCGGCATTAATTATATTCGTACGAAGAAACCCTCTAGAGCTTTGTTGATGGAAATACTAG ATGCATCTCCTGATGGAATGTGGATATCAGATGGCCAGCATGTAAGTAAAGAAAGTTCATTTGAAGAGACAGCACCAAAGCAGTCGCTACTGTTGCTTTGTTCTGAAAATACTGTGCGTTTATATTCTTTGAGTCATGCAATTCAG GGGATTAAGAAGTTATGTTGCAAGAAAAAATTAAGTGGAACGTGTTGTTTTGCTTCAGTTCTCTGTGGACCTTTGTCTGATGTTGGACTAATACTTGTCTTTGACAGCGGCAAAATAGAGATAAG ATCCCTCCCAGATCTAACCCTCTTAAAGGAGGCATCAATACTAGGTTCCACAAATTCCTTACATAAGTCAAATCTGAATCCAAATGTACTTTGCAGTTCATCTTATGGAGAACTTGTCATG GTTAATGGAGATCAGGAGATTTTCTTTTTCACGATTTTATATCAGGACTTCTACAG GAATCTGGAGTATATTAACCAGGTATATGAGAAAGATGTTGTTGCCCTACAAGAAGGAATTTCCTCCTTAACAAAGacccacaaagaaaagaaaaag GGAGTACTTGGCATGATTGTCAAAGACCTGAAAGGGAATAAGACAAAACACAGTCAAGAAATTGAGGCTGAAGTCCCCAACGCAAGTACCTCTGAAGAACTCTCTGCCATATTTTCAACAGCTAATTTCTCCCCAGATATTGAGAGAAGAGATAGCTTAACAAAAGATGGTGAAGATGTTGAGCTGGATATAG ATGATATTGACCTTGATGATACTAAAGTGAAACATAAAGGACGAAGCTTTGCAGTTTTAAATAAGCAGAAGTTGGGCAAGAAATTTCAGGCCCTCAAAG GTAAATTGAAGCCCAAGAGAGATGAAAAGGTGAGCTCAGGGAATTACAATCACGAAGATGAGAGTGTTAGTGAAATTGATCAAATCAAGAAGAAGTATGGATTTTCTGTAAGCAAT GAGGCAAGTGTTCCAAAGATAGCTGAGAGCAAGCTAAGGGAGAATGTAAGGAAGTTTCAG
- the LOC120109958 gene encoding uncharacterized protein LOC120109958 isoform X2, whose protein sequence is MFVRKLVEKASKKHIGGGINGIREEDVNPRLIFHYGVPAGASSMAYDPIQHILAVSTRNGQIKLFGKDNTQALLQSQEAVPSKFLQFMENQGILLNVTVQNHIEVWDIDKKQLCNMHIFNEEITAFSVVQQSFFIYVGDRLGNISVLKLDHTLNHLVYMQYRIPFSKSHAEAAKETAVTCTLQQPMAESKRVLIIFRDGVMSLWGIQESKVVFTAGGNVQHKSLYEPKSVVSACWACAIGSKVVVGYDSGEIFLWAIPLISAEKTIPVTNRKESYAAPSVPLFKLNLGYKMDKVPIVSLKWFAGDGRAGRLYVNGFSDHGSSHSFQVIILNDNCESRTIKLMLPLTEACLAMELISGFSDQNKHKENALVLLLKSGRLCLYNDSEIEHYLLKSQSKSSPTLPNQLMVKLPFGDSGITIARLYTCNPASSVPMSEDHIFFAKKYSRLLSIGVKEKDGSPRFSGFSKTKSLLITGHFDGAINIWDASCPLLLPILSIKKQSEDGNSSGATPVTSLHFDVSSHILVSGDQNGLVRIIIFKKEQLASENIFSFLQAKQGDNYIVHTVKLKGAVTTIGVNPDSKHFAIGTDKGFVSIIDEEGTSVLYQKQIPSQHYSGIISLQFKKYCQDGSEKNVLFVGLRDSSVFPLEEDTGNALGINYIRTKKPSRALLMEILDASPDGMWISDGQHVSKESSFEETAPKQSLLLLCSENTVRLYSLSHAIQGIKKLCCKKKLSGTCCFASVLCGPLSDVGLILVFDSGKIEIRSLPDLTLLKEASILGSTNSLHKSNLNPNVLCSSSYGELVMVNGDQEIFFFTILYQDFYRNLEYINQVYEKDVVALQEGISSLTKTHKEKKKGVLGMIVKDLKGNKTKHSQEIEAEVPNASTSEELSAIFSTANFSPDIERRDSLTKDGEDVELDIDDIDLDDTKVKHKGRSFAVLNKQKLGKKFQALKGKLKPKRDEKVSSGNYNHEDESVSEIDQIKKKYGFSVSNEASVPKIAESKLRENVRKFQAISDRTSEMENNAQSFSSLANKVLQAAQRERSK, encoded by the exons ATGTTCGTGAGGAAGCTTGTGgagaaggcctccaaaaag CACATCGGAGGCGGCATCAACGGTATACGAGAGGAGGACGTGAACCCCCGCCTCATCTTCCACTATGGCGTCCCCGCCGGAGCCTCCTCCATGGCTTACGACCCCATTCAACACATTCTCGCTGTCTCCACCAG AAATGGACAGATCAAGTTATTTGGGAAGGACAACACCCAAGCTCTGCTTCAGTCCCAGGAAGCTGTCCCCAGCAAGTTCTTGCAG TTTATGGAGAATCAAGGCATCCTTTTGAATGTGACTGTTCAAAATCACATCGAG GTGTGGGACATTGATAAGAAACAATTGTGTAATATGCATATTTTCAATGAGGAAATTACTGCATTTTCTGTTGTGCAACAAAGTTTCTTTAT ATATGTTGGGGATCGCCTTGGAAATATATCTGTTTTGAAGCTGGACCATACTCTAAATCATCTAGTTTACATGCAGTATAGAATTCCTTTCTCAAAGTCCCATG CTGAGGCAGCCAAGGAGACTGCAGTCACATGTACATTACAACAGCCAATGGCAGAAAGCAAGAG ggttcttattatttttagagATGGAGTTATGAGCTTATGGGGTATACAAGAAAGTAAAGTTGTATTCACTGCTGGTGGAAATGTGCAACATAAATCACTTTATGAACCAAAAAGTGTAGTTTCAGCATGCTGGGCATGTGCCATTGGAAGTAAAGTTGTTGTTGGATATGATAGTGGAGAAATATTTCTTTGGGCCATACCACTGATTTCAGCTGAGAAAACTATCCCAGTGACAAACAGAAAAGAGTCATATGCTGCTCCAAGTGTTCCGCTTTTCAAGCTCAACCTTGGATATAAGATGGACAAGGTCCCTATAGTTTCTTTAAAGTGGTTTGCTGGTGACGGAAGGGCAGGTCGATTATATGTTAATGGGTTCTCTGATCATGGATCTTCTCATTCATTTCAG GTCATAATTCTCAATGACAACTGTGAATCTCGGACAATCAAGTTGATGCTTCCTTTGACTGAAGCTTGTCTTGCAATGGAACTTATTTCAGGCTTCAGTGACCAGAATAAACACAAGGAAAATGCTCTTGTCCTCTTGTTAAAGTCAGGTCGCTTATGTCTCTACAATGATTCAGAAATTGAACATTATCTGCTAAAGTCCCAATCTAAATCATCACCAACACTCCCAAACCAGTTAATGGTGAAGTTACCATTTGGTGATTCAGGAATCACCATCGCAAGACTGTATACTTGCAACCCTGCTTCATCAGTTCCTATGAGCGAG GACCATATTTTTTTTGCCAAGAAATACTCTCGCCTTCTTTCTATTGGCGTGAAGGAAAAGGATGGAAGTCCACGCTtcagtggattttcaaaaacaaaaagccTCCTTATAACAGGACACTTTGATGGAGCTATAAACATATGGGATGCATCATGCCCCCTTCTACTTcctattttatcaataaaaaagcAG AGTGAAGATGGAAATTCTTCAGGTGCCACGCCAGTAACATCACTGCATTTTGATGTTTCTTCCCATATCCTTGTTTCTGGAGATCAGAATGGACTG GTTCGTATCATCATATTCAAAAAAGAGCAACTGGCttcggaaaatattttttcctttctacaaG CAAAGCAAGGAGACAATTACATAGTTCATACTGTCAAACTTAAAGGAGCTGTAACAACCATTGGTGTAAATCCTGATTCCAAACATTTTGCTATTGGAACCGACAAAGGATTT GTATCGATAATTGATGAGGAAGGAACCAGTGTTTTATATCAGAAGCAAATCCCAAGTCAACATTATAGTGGCATCATCTCTTTGCAGTTTAAAAAGTATTGCCAAGACGGCTCTGAGAAGAATGTACTGTTTGTAGGGCTGAGAGATTCATCAGTTTTCCCTCTTGAAGAAGATACAGGAAATGCACTCGGCATTAATTATATTCGTACGAAGAAACCCTCTAGAGCTTTGTTGATGGAAATACTAG ATGCATCTCCTGATGGAATGTGGATATCAGATGGCCAGCATGTAAGTAAAGAAAGTTCATTTGAAGAGACAGCACCAAAGCAGTCGCTACTGTTGCTTTGTTCTGAAAATACTGTGCGTTTATATTCTTTGAGTCATGCAATTCAG GGGATTAAGAAGTTATGTTGCAAGAAAAAATTAAGTGGAACGTGTTGTTTTGCTTCAGTTCTCTGTGGACCTTTGTCTGATGTTGGACTAATACTTGTCTTTGACAGCGGCAAAATAGAGATAAG ATCCCTCCCAGATCTAACCCTCTTAAAGGAGGCATCAATACTAGGTTCCACAAATTCCTTACATAAGTCAAATCTGAATCCAAATGTACTTTGCAGTTCATCTTATGGAGAACTTGTCATG GTTAATGGAGATCAGGAGATTTTCTTTTTCACGATTTTATATCAGGACTTCTACAG GAATCTGGAGTATATTAACCAGGTATATGAGAAAGATGTTGTTGCCCTACAAGAAGGAATTTCCTCCTTAACAAAGacccacaaagaaaagaaaaag GGAGTACTTGGCATGATTGTCAAAGACCTGAAAGGGAATAAGACAAAACACAGTCAAGAAATTGAGGCTGAAGTCCCCAACGCAAGTACCTCTGAAGAACTCTCTGCCATATTTTCAACAGCTAATTTCTCCCCAGATATTGAGAGAAGAGATAGCTTAACAAAAGATGGTGAAGATGTTGAGCTGGATATAG ATGATATTGACCTTGATGATACTAAAGTGAAACATAAAGGACGAAGCTTTGCAGTTTTAAATAAGCAGAAGTTGGGCAAGAAATTTCAGGCCCTCAAAG GTAAATTGAAGCCCAAGAGAGATGAAAAGGTGAGCTCAGGGAATTACAATCACGAAGATGAGAGTGTTAGTGAAATTGATCAAATCAAGAAGAAGTATGGATTTTCTGTAAGCAAT GAGGCAAGTGTTCCAAAGATAGCTGAGAGCAAGCTAAGGGAGAATGTAAGGAAGTTTCAG